One segment of Erigeron canadensis isolate Cc75 chromosome 2, C_canadensis_v1, whole genome shotgun sequence DNA contains the following:
- the LOC122588988 gene encoding histone-lysine N-methyltransferase CLF isoform X1: MSSPKVNHFSGNVVAGQSESTDVSTTIAPQVADIAPSEISRVIDSLKKKVDADRCVYIMKRMEENRIKLAEVTNNHHKLSLERRNLTAAGVDQTVDLLTKRQKDAIDMQNGVNSNNGDSDSSSSQEDGHASAILLGSSIAVKNAVRPIKLPEMKKLPPYTTWIFLDRNQRMTEDQSVVGRRRIYYDQNGGEALIASDSEEETIDEEEEKKEFVDSEDYIIRLTIKQLGSSDTVLDLLAQRLSRKPSELRARYEVLVNRENVVEDSKPETVEFDMSSIYDKDLEAALDSFDNLFCRRCLVFDCKLHGCSQDLIFPAEKNCTLRSIEEEKGPCGPHCYRRVQKVEGNAVTSPMPLNSEHKAVPSSNGNGVQSSKKKSNGRSLLRKLKSPQSENASSNAINLSESSESETRPVPSPNKNKLVEKRGTRQRNSKRMADHVMVAIKKRQKKLAASDSESVPSGSLGSRDIGVKSNSLKENEEASSSSLKVKSSSAKRGRRKDSLVPSSDKSLHTEVPDCSLKEITSAHPVINGDDKWKKEEFVDESTCRQEAIEFKYWKTIEKSLFEKGLEIFGRNSCLIARNLMNGMKTCAEVFFAMNSSENKLSSLSGDGISYLADGSRIDSNENMGTALRRRSKFLRRRGKVRRLKYSWKSAGYHSMRKRISDKKELPCRQYNPCGCQSACGKECSCLVSGTCCEKYCGCPKTCKNRFRGCHCAKSQCRSRQCPCFAAGRECDPDVCRNCWIGCGDGTLGIPGQRGDNYECRNMKLLLKQQQRVLLGRSDVSGWGAFLKNSVPKHEYLGEYTGELISHREADKRGKIYDRENSSFLFNLNDQYVLDAYRKGDKLKFANHSPVPNCYAKVIMVAGDHRVGIFAKERINAGEELFYDYRYEPDRAPAWAKKPESGGSKKEDAAPSSGRAKKLA; this comes from the exons ACTATTGCACCACAAGTAGCAGATATAGCTCCCTCAGAAATTTCACGGGTTATCGATTCGTTGAAAAAGAAAGTAGATGCTGATCGTTGTGTTTATATCATG aaacGAATGGAGGAGAATAGGATAAAGTTGGCAGAAGTCACTAACAACCATCACAAGCTGTCATTAGAAAGAAGAAACCTGACGGCTGCTGGTGTAGATCAAACTGTTGATTTGTTGACAAAGCGACAGAAAGATGCAATTGATATGCAAAATGGTGTCAATTCAAACAACGGTGACAGTGACAGCAGTAGCTCTCAGGAAGATGGACATGCTTCAGCAATTCTTTTAGGATCTAGCATTGCAGTAAAAAATGCTGTCAGGCCTATCAAGCTTCCAGAAATGAAGAAATTACCTCCTTATACAACATGGATTTTCTTGGATAG AAATCAAAGAATGACAGAAGACCAGTCTGTAGTAGGTCGAAGGAGAATTTATTATGATCAAAATGGGGGTGAAGCATTAATTGCCAGCGACAGCGAAGAGGAAACAATTGATGAAGAGGAGGAGAAGAAGGAATTTGTTGACTCTGAAGATTACATCATCCG ACTGACCATAAAACAGCTTGGCTCATCTGATACTGTTTTGGATTTACTGGCTCAACGTCTGTCTAGAAAACCTTCTGAACTCAGG GCAAGATATGAAGTTCTTGTTAATAGAGAAAATGTTGTGGAAGACTCTAAACCAGAAACCGTTGAGTTCGATATGAGTTCAATATATGACAAAGATCTCGAAGCAGCACTAGACTCATTTGACAACTTATTTTGTCGCCGATGCCTT GTTTTTGACTGTAAATTACATGGATGCTCACAGGACCTTATATTTCCT GCCGAAAAGAATTGTACTTTAAGAAGCATCGAGGAGGAGAAGGGACCTTGTGGTCCGCATTGTTATCGCCGG GTCCAGAAGGTGGAGGGCAATGCAGTTACATCTCCTATGCCACTCAATAGTGAACACAAAGCAGTACCTTCATCAAATGGTAATGGTGTTCAGTCGTCTAAAAAAAAGTCCAATGGTCGGTCTCTACTGAGGAAACTGAAGTCTCCTCAGAGTGAAAATGCTTCATCAAATGCTATAAACTTATCTGAAAGTAGCGAGTCAGAGACTAGACCAGTTCCATCACCAAACAAGAATAAGCTTGTGGAGAAGCGTGGGACCCGTCAAAGAAATAGCAAACGCATGGCAGATCATGTTATGGTTGCAATAAAGAAAAGACAGAAAAAATTGGCTGCTTCGGATTCTGAGTCTGTTCCAAGTGGAAGTCTTGGCTCAAGAGATATTGGAGTTAAATCCAATTCGcttaaagaaaatgaagaagcTAGCTCATCCTCTTTGAAGGTCAAATCTTCAAGTGCCAAAAGGGGTAGGCGAAAAGATTCGTTAGTCCCTAGCAGTGATAAATCTCTTCACACTGAGGTTCCTGATTGTTCATTAAAGGAGATAACCAGTGCGCATCCAGTGATTAACGGTGacgacaaatggaagaaagaagAGTTTGTGGATGAGAGTACATGTAGACAAGAAGCaattgagtttaaatattggAAAACTATTGAAAAATCTCTTTTTGAAAAAGGTCTTGAGATATTTGGCAGGAACAG CTGTTTAATAGCTAGGAATCTTATGAATGGCATGAAGACTTGTGCGGAGGTGTTTTTTGCAATGAATTCTTCTGAGAATAAGTTATCTTCTTTAAGTGGTGATGGCATTAGTTATCTAGCTGATGGATCCAGAATCGATAGTAACGAGAATATG GGCACTGCATTAAGAAGAAGATCTAAATTTTTACGCAGAAGAGGGAAAGTTCGTCGCTTAAAATATTCTTGGAAGTCTGCTGGATATCATTCAATGAGGAAACGTATCTCTGATAAAAAAGAGCTGCCTTGTCGCCAATACAATCCATGTGGCTGTCAATCTGCATGTGGAAAGGAGTGTTCTTGCCTTGTGAGCGGGACTTGCTGCGAAAAGTACTGTGG ATGTCCGAAAACATGCAAAAATCGTTTTAGAGGATGTCATTGTGCTAAAAGCCAGTGTAGAAGTCGTCAATGCCCATGTTTTGCTGCTGGTAGAGAATGTGATCCAGATGTGTGCCGGAATTGCTGGATTGG GTGTGGTGACGGTACTTTAGGGATTCCAGGCCAAAGAGGTGATAATTATGAGTGCAGAAATATGAAACTTCTTCTCAAGCAACAACAACGG GTTCTACTAGGAAGGTCAGATGTATCAGGATGGGGAGCTTTCTTAAAG AATAGTGTACCTAAACATGAATATCTGGGTGAGTACACTGGGGAATTGATCTCACACCGTGAAGCTGACAAACGAGGAAAGATCTATGATCGTGAAAACTCATCCTTCCTTTTCAACTTGAATGACCAA TACGTTCTTGATGCATATCGTAAGGGTGACAAATTGAAATTTGCTAATCATTCTCCAGTTCCAAATTGTTATGCTAAG GTTATTATGGTGGCTGGAGATCATAGGGTTGGTATATT
- the LOC122588988 gene encoding histone-lysine N-methyltransferase CLF isoform X2, whose product MSSPKVNHFSGNVVAGQSESTDVSTTIAPQVADIAPSEISRVIDSLKKKVDADRCVYIMKRMEENRIKLAEVTNNHHKLSLERRNLTAAGVDQTVDLLTKRQKDAIDMQNGVNSNNGDSDSSSSQEDGHASAILLGSSIAVKNAVRPIKLPEMKKLPPYTTWIFLDRNQRMTEDQSVVGRRRIYYDQNGGEALIASDSEEETIDEEEEKKEFVDSEDYIIRLTIKQLGSSDTVLDLLAQRLSRKPSELRARYEVLVNRENVVEDSKPETVEFDMSSIYDKDLEAALDSFDNLFCRRCLVFDCKLHGCSQDLIFPAEKNCTLRSIEEEKGPCGPHCYRRVQKVEGNAVTSPMPLNSEHKAVPSSNGNGVQSSKKKSNGRSLLRKLKSPQSENASSNAINLSESSESETRPVPSPNKNKLVEKRGTRQRNSKRMADHVMVAIKKRQKKLAASDSESVPSGSLGSRDIGVKSNSLKENEEASSSSLKVKSSSAKRGRRKDSLVPSSDKSLHTEVPDCSLKEITSAHPVINGDDKWKKEEFVDESTCRQEAIEFKYWKTIEKSLFEKGLEIFGRNSCLIARNLMNGMKTCAEVFFAMNSSENKLSSLSGDGISYLADGSRIDSNENMGTALRRRSKFLRRRGKVRRLKYSWKSAGYHSMRKRISDKKELPCRQYNPCGCQSACGKECSCLVSGTCCEKYCGGCHCAKSQCRSRQCPCFAAGRECDPDVCRNCWIGCGDGTLGIPGQRGDNYECRNMKLLLKQQQRVLLGRSDVSGWGAFLKNSVPKHEYLGEYTGELISHREADKRGKIYDRENSSFLFNLNDQYVLDAYRKGDKLKFANHSPVPNCYAKVIMVAGDHRVGIFAKERINAGEELFYDYRYEPDRAPAWAKKPESGGSKKEDAAPSSGRAKKLA is encoded by the exons ACTATTGCACCACAAGTAGCAGATATAGCTCCCTCAGAAATTTCACGGGTTATCGATTCGTTGAAAAAGAAAGTAGATGCTGATCGTTGTGTTTATATCATG aaacGAATGGAGGAGAATAGGATAAAGTTGGCAGAAGTCACTAACAACCATCACAAGCTGTCATTAGAAAGAAGAAACCTGACGGCTGCTGGTGTAGATCAAACTGTTGATTTGTTGACAAAGCGACAGAAAGATGCAATTGATATGCAAAATGGTGTCAATTCAAACAACGGTGACAGTGACAGCAGTAGCTCTCAGGAAGATGGACATGCTTCAGCAATTCTTTTAGGATCTAGCATTGCAGTAAAAAATGCTGTCAGGCCTATCAAGCTTCCAGAAATGAAGAAATTACCTCCTTATACAACATGGATTTTCTTGGATAG AAATCAAAGAATGACAGAAGACCAGTCTGTAGTAGGTCGAAGGAGAATTTATTATGATCAAAATGGGGGTGAAGCATTAATTGCCAGCGACAGCGAAGAGGAAACAATTGATGAAGAGGAGGAGAAGAAGGAATTTGTTGACTCTGAAGATTACATCATCCG ACTGACCATAAAACAGCTTGGCTCATCTGATACTGTTTTGGATTTACTGGCTCAACGTCTGTCTAGAAAACCTTCTGAACTCAGG GCAAGATATGAAGTTCTTGTTAATAGAGAAAATGTTGTGGAAGACTCTAAACCAGAAACCGTTGAGTTCGATATGAGTTCAATATATGACAAAGATCTCGAAGCAGCACTAGACTCATTTGACAACTTATTTTGTCGCCGATGCCTT GTTTTTGACTGTAAATTACATGGATGCTCACAGGACCTTATATTTCCT GCCGAAAAGAATTGTACTTTAAGAAGCATCGAGGAGGAGAAGGGACCTTGTGGTCCGCATTGTTATCGCCGG GTCCAGAAGGTGGAGGGCAATGCAGTTACATCTCCTATGCCACTCAATAGTGAACACAAAGCAGTACCTTCATCAAATGGTAATGGTGTTCAGTCGTCTAAAAAAAAGTCCAATGGTCGGTCTCTACTGAGGAAACTGAAGTCTCCTCAGAGTGAAAATGCTTCATCAAATGCTATAAACTTATCTGAAAGTAGCGAGTCAGAGACTAGACCAGTTCCATCACCAAACAAGAATAAGCTTGTGGAGAAGCGTGGGACCCGTCAAAGAAATAGCAAACGCATGGCAGATCATGTTATGGTTGCAATAAAGAAAAGACAGAAAAAATTGGCTGCTTCGGATTCTGAGTCTGTTCCAAGTGGAAGTCTTGGCTCAAGAGATATTGGAGTTAAATCCAATTCGcttaaagaaaatgaagaagcTAGCTCATCCTCTTTGAAGGTCAAATCTTCAAGTGCCAAAAGGGGTAGGCGAAAAGATTCGTTAGTCCCTAGCAGTGATAAATCTCTTCACACTGAGGTTCCTGATTGTTCATTAAAGGAGATAACCAGTGCGCATCCAGTGATTAACGGTGacgacaaatggaagaaagaagAGTTTGTGGATGAGAGTACATGTAGACAAGAAGCaattgagtttaaatattggAAAACTATTGAAAAATCTCTTTTTGAAAAAGGTCTTGAGATATTTGGCAGGAACAG CTGTTTAATAGCTAGGAATCTTATGAATGGCATGAAGACTTGTGCGGAGGTGTTTTTTGCAATGAATTCTTCTGAGAATAAGTTATCTTCTTTAAGTGGTGATGGCATTAGTTATCTAGCTGATGGATCCAGAATCGATAGTAACGAGAATATG GGCACTGCATTAAGAAGAAGATCTAAATTTTTACGCAGAAGAGGGAAAGTTCGTCGCTTAAAATATTCTTGGAAGTCTGCTGGATATCATTCAATGAGGAAACGTATCTCTGATAAAAAAGAGCTGCCTTGTCGCCAATACAATCCATGTGGCTGTCAATCTGCATGTGGAAAGGAGTGTTCTTGCCTTGTGAGCGGGACTTGCTGCGAAAAGTACTGTGG AGGATGTCATTGTGCTAAAAGCCAGTGTAGAAGTCGTCAATGCCCATGTTTTGCTGCTGGTAGAGAATGTGATCCAGATGTGTGCCGGAATTGCTGGATTGG GTGTGGTGACGGTACTTTAGGGATTCCAGGCCAAAGAGGTGATAATTATGAGTGCAGAAATATGAAACTTCTTCTCAAGCAACAACAACGG GTTCTACTAGGAAGGTCAGATGTATCAGGATGGGGAGCTTTCTTAAAG AATAGTGTACCTAAACATGAATATCTGGGTGAGTACACTGGGGAATTGATCTCACACCGTGAAGCTGACAAACGAGGAAAGATCTATGATCGTGAAAACTCATCCTTCCTTTTCAACTTGAATGACCAA TACGTTCTTGATGCATATCGTAAGGGTGACAAATTGAAATTTGCTAATCATTCTCCAGTTCCAAATTGTTATGCTAAG GTTATTATGGTGGCTGGAGATCATAGGGTTGGTATATT